The Bdellovibrio bacteriovorus region TCGCCACTTGAGATCTCGGCCTCTTTGGATTTTCGACGAGATTCCATATAGAAGAAAAGTGATACAAAGAAAATCAGGGGAATAAATATAAATAGAAGATTCAAGAACTTTTCACCAAGTTCCATAGGGCATCCTTTCTGTAAAGGATGGCGACCCTACCATCAAAAAACTTTCGCGAAATTCCTTCGCGAAACCCTTGGTGTATTCGAATTTAAAATAAGCTTACTACAAAGCGAATTCTGACAACAGGATAAAGCGCACCGAAGTGCGCTTTATTAGGACATCTTTTGCAAAAGAACTTCGAATTCAGTGCCTTTTCCGTCTTTAACGGGACTTTTGACAGACACTTTTCCATCGTGCGCTTCCACTACGGCTTTTACGAATGTAAGGCCCAAACCCATTCCGTATTCAGAACGGCTCTTATCGCTGCGATAAAGCTTTTGAAAGATCGCACCGTGCTCTTCAGCAGCAATACCCGGACCGGTGTCAGTCACACGCAGAATCACGTTTTCAGTTTGATTGATTGTTTCAATCAACACTTCGCCACCCGATGGAGTGTACTTGTGAGCATTATCTAAAAGATTGGCGATCACTCGACTGATAAGTCGCGCGTCCACCATAGCCCAGTCATGAGCATCCAGCTTCACACTGATCTTAATATCTTTTTCTTCAAAAGCCATTTCGTACAGGCTCATGATCTCTTCAACCAATTGGCTGATAAATTTCTTTTCTAGCTTCAGTTTTTTACTGCGGTTTTCTGCCTCAGTAATATCCGTCAAAACCTGCAAGAAATTAAGAATCTTGTCTGAGTTTTCAAAACAGCTTTGCAAAGCTTCACGATAAGTTTCGATATCACCTTCGGCTTGCAATGCCAGTTCGGCTCGACCGCGCAGACGGGTCACCGGCGTTCGAATATCGTGGGCTAAGTGATCAAAAGCTTCTTTCAAGCCGTTAACAAGATTTTCGATTTTATCGAGCATCTTATTGCAAAGAATTTTTAGCTCTTCCAACTCATCATCGCTGCCGCCGATCGGCACGCGCGTCGATAAAGAGCCACCTTCGATCTTTTTCATGGAAGTCAGAAGCTCACGCACCGGACTTAAAGTTTTATTCGAAAGGAACAAGCCCCCTAAGAAACCCACCAAAGCCACCGGCAATAGCAGCCACCAGAATATCTTCTGCAGATTGCGTAATTGAACGCCCATGCCTTCTGTGCTTTTAGCAACGAAAAGACGATTGCCATCTTTCAGCGTTTTACCAAACACCAAAAGACTGTCATTCCCCTTTGCTTCGGGCATCACGAAATCAAAATGCGGAGACTTTTGATTGATAACCTCGGACTTCACATCCTCAAAATCCACATTCGTACCGGAAACCGGTTCGTGAATAAAAAGGACGTCTCCTCGCGAGTTCACCAAACTCACCAGTAAAGAGGCATTCTGATCATAACCAGGGACATAAGAAAAATAGTCCGTCAGCTCTTTGAGACCGCGCATCTCGATACGATTGCGGTATTCTTCGAGTTTAGCTTCCAATACCAGTCGTTCCTGATTTTGCAGGGCGTGACTTATTTGAAAGTACAGGAAGCTAAATATGACAGTGGAACTAAGGATCAGCACTAAAGAGTACGCTAAGGTCAATTTAGTGCTGATTCGGAAAAGAGTCGGCTTAAGACGACTTAAGAACATATCCTACACCTCTGACCGTATAAATAAGTCGTGTAGGGAAATCCTTCTCTAACTTGTTTCTTAAACGGCATACCAATACGTCTACCACGTTTGTTTGTGGATCGAAATCATAGTTCCAAACTTCCTTAAGGATCGTTTGTTTTCCGATGATTTTATTTGGATTGCTCATGAATAGATCTAGAAGAACGAATTCTCTTTCTTGAAGATCCAACTTGCGACCCGCACGTACGACTTCACGATTCAATCGGTTCAACTTCAAATCTTGGAAAACCAATTGAGTCACTTCAGAAGCTTTTTGCGCGCGCTTCAAAAGATTTTTAACGCGGATTTGCAACTCAGCCATTGCAAAAGGTTTAGTAAGGTAGTCATCACCACCCATGCTTAAACCTTTTAAACGGTCATCTAATTCGCGCAAGGCGCTAAGGATTAAGATTGGCGTGTTCACTTCTTTTTCGCGCAAAGACTTTGCGAATGTGTAACCGTCCATCTCAGGAAGCATTAGATCAAGTACGATGATGTCGTAATGATTTGTCAAAGCTCTCTCGTAAGCGCGGCGGCCGTTAGCTTCAACTTCCACTTCGCCTTCAAGTTCCCCTAAGCCCTGTTTCACGATCGTTGCGATTTCGTTATCGTCTTCAACTACTAAGCATCTCATACAGAGTCACCTTTGTTACGTTCATGTTATTTCTGAGCCCAAGGATATAACAGGTTTGTCTCTAAACAAAAGTCGGAAATGTAATAAAACCCCGTAAACACAGCATTATTACATACATTTAACGGACGTCTCATTTTGGATTGCAAACTTAAAATCAAACGGTGCCGTAATCATGATTGCATAAATGAGATTTCGCATTTACGGCAAGGCGCGAAAAATAAAAAACGGGCTCCTGGTCAGAGAGCCCGTCGACATGGTCATTAGGTTTTAGATCAGATTATTATCTCTTAAGCTGGATAACCTCGTTCAAAAGTTCATCTGTCGTCGTGATTGTCTTCGCGTTGGCTTGGAAACCACGTTGATTTTGGATCATGTTTACGAATTCTGTCGCCAAGTCTACTGTTGATCTCTCAAGAGATTTAGCAAACAACTTACCGCGACCAGCTGAACCCGGGCCACCCAAAGAAGCCGCACCAGAGTCTCTAGATTCTTTCAAACGGTTGTTACCAACTTTGAAAAGAGCTTCTGGATTTTCGAATTTCGCAAGAGCGATCTGAGCAAGGTCAGAAGCTTGTCCATTCGAGTAAACTGCCGTCAAGATACCTTCGTCATTGAATGACAAACCAGTGATCGTTCCGGCCGCTGCACCATCTTGGTGCCAAGAGATCAAGTCAGAGTTTTTACCGTACTGCTTAGTACCTTCCAAACCTTTACCGCCATCTTTAATAGCGTCACCGAAATTGATCTTAACTTGTTGGTCTTGAAGAGCACCACCTTTGAAGTTGAAGTTCGCCTCTGTCGTTTCTTGGCTGTCAAGTTTACCGTCTACCGTGAACGTCAACTTACCAGCACATACTTGAGACAACAGTCCGTCTTCGCCACCAGTGACTTCTTTACCGTCAACAAGGCCTTTGAATTCCCACTCACGGTCAGCCACTTTATTGAAGAAGAAACTTACCAAGTGTTTATTACCTTGAGAGTCAAACATCTCTACACCCGTAGAGTAGTGAGAAGTGGAATATGGATCTTTGATATCAAATTTCTTAGTCGCTTCCATGCGCGAGTCTAAGTTCAGATCCAATTTCAATTCTTTTGTCGCTTTTGCTGGGATCAACGCGCGAGGGAACTTGATATCTGTCATTTTGTTAACGATATTGCCCTTCTCGTCTGTCGAGAAACCTTGAACTTTTTGGTTGTCGTTCGTTACCAAGTAACCTTCACGGTCAAAGTGGAAAGAACCATCACGAGTGTAAGATTCGCCATCGGAACCTTTTACTTTGAAGTAACCGTCACCCGAAATTGCCAAGTCAGTGACTTTTTCTGTGGCGTCGATATTACCTTGAGTCAAGATTGGGTTTACTGCACCGATCTTCACACCGCGACCGATTTGGTTACCACCAAGAATACCTTTTAAGTTTTTAGAAATAATATCTTGGAATTCTGCACGGCTTGCTTTGAAACCGATA contains the following coding sequences:
- a CDS encoding response regulator transcription factor, with translation MRCLVVEDDNEIATIVKQGLGELEGEVEVEANGRRAYERALTNHYDIIVLDLMLPEMDGYTFAKSLREKEVNTPILILSALRELDDRLKGLSMGGDDYLTKPFAMAELQIRVKNLLKRAQKASEVTQLVFQDLKLNRLNREVVRAGRKLDLQEREFVLLDLFMSNPNKIIGKQTILKEVWNYDFDPQTNVVDVLVCRLRNKLEKDFPTRLIYTVRGVGYVLKSS
- a CDS encoding sensor histidine kinase, with translation MEAKLEEYRNRIEMRGLKELTDYFSYVPGYDQNASLLVSLVNSRGDVLFIHEPVSGTNVDFEDVKSEVINQKSPHFDFVMPEAKGNDSLLVFGKTLKDGNRLFVAKSTEGMGVQLRNLQKIFWWLLLPVALVGFLGGLFLSNKTLSPVRELLTSMKKIEGGSLSTRVPIGGSDDELEELKILCNKMLDKIENLVNGLKEAFDHLAHDIRTPVTRLRGRAELALQAEGDIETYREALQSCFENSDKILNFLQVLTDITEAENRSKKLKLEKKFISQLVEEIMSLYEMAFEEKDIKISVKLDAHDWAMVDARLISRVIANLLDNAHKYTPSGGEVLIETINQTENVILRVTDTGPGIAAEEHGAIFQKLYRSDKSRSEYGMGLGLTFVKAVVEAHDGKVSVKSPVKDGKGTEFEVLLQKMS
- a CDS encoding flagellar hook protein FlgE, giving the protein MGILSSLYTGVSGMTAQGEALGVIGDNIANANTIGFKASRAEFQDIISKNLKGILGGNQIGRGVKIGAVNPILTQGNIDATEKVTDLAISGDGYFKVKGSDGESYTRDGSFHFDREGYLVTNDNQKVQGFSTDEKGNIVNKMTDIKFPRALIPAKATKELKLDLNLDSRMEATKKFDIKDPYSTSHYSTGVEMFDSQGNKHLVSFFFNKVADREWEFKGLVDGKEVTGGEDGLLSQVCAGKLTFTVDGKLDSQETTEANFNFKGGALQDQQVKINFGDAIKDGGKGLEGTKQYGKNSDLISWHQDGAAAGTITGLSFNDEGILTAVYSNGQASDLAQIALAKFENPEALFKVGNNRLKESRDSGAASLGGPGSAGRGKLFAKSLERSTVDLATEFVNMIQNQRGFQANAKTITTTDELLNEVIQLKR